From Syngnathoides biaculeatus isolate LvHL_M chromosome 12, ASM1980259v1, whole genome shotgun sequence:
ACTTTCCATGTAGTACTGGAAAAACGCCTGATGAGCACAATAACAACTGGTACAATCCAAGGAGCAGGGAGAAaattgaagtggaaaaaaataaaagcatatgAGGCCCTACCATCTTGGGCAGCGTGAGGTAGGAGATGATGGCGATGAGAATAACGAAGCACGCTGTGATAAAGTAGCCGAAGGCGCTCTCCCGCAAGGCCGAGTCGGCTGCAAAAAGATAACACTCACTTAAAACGTCCTGAGCAGACAAGAAAGAGATGTCATCATAGCTAACACTTTtctattttatgatttttacaCACTTGCTACATCTCATCAGTGGTGGCAAAAATGGTTTTGGAGAACTTCTTTTCAGACTTTTATGAAGTGATGGGACAGATTATTccgattattttgttgttgaaaagaCATACTGAAAGATTTGCTTGGACTTTAGGATTAGCTTCGAGTATCTTTATTCATTAGCAGCATCACTGTTGTGTTTGGTTTAGAAGTGTCAGATTCTTTTTTGGGTTGTctgttgtacagtgaagaaaataagtatttgaacaccctgctatattgcaaattctcctacttggaaatcatgtggaggggtctgaaattttcctcataggtgcatgtccactctgagagagataatcgataaagaaaaatccataaatcacaatgtatgatgtttttaacgactgatttgtgtgatacagctgaaaataagtatttaagcACCTGGAttgtgactgggtctttcatcataacaatgacccaaagcacacagccaggtaaatcgaggagtggctccgtaagaagcatatcaaggctctggcatgacctagccagtctccagacctgaacccaatagaaaatctttggagggagctgaaactccgtgtttctcagcgacagcccagaaacctgtctaatctagagaagatttgtggggaggagtgggccaaaatccctcctgcagtgtgtgcaaacctggtgaacaactacaggaaatgtttgacctctgtaattgcaaacaaaggctactgtaccaaatattgacattggttttctcaggtgtcaaaatacttatttgcagttgtatcacacaaataaatcgttaaaaaaatcatatattgtgatttatgattatctctctcacagtggacatgcacctacgataaaaatttcagacccctccataattttaaatgggagaacttgcaatatagcagggtgttcaaatacttattttcttcattggatGGTGTTGTGTTATCTCATGTTGCGTTGTGTTTGGTTATACGTTTGCTGTTGTGTCATGTGGTTGTTTGGTGCCGTGTGGCATTGAGTGTTGTATGATGATATCGGTGTTTGTTTTGGTGTGGAATTTAGTGTCATGTTCTGGTGTTTGGAGTTGTGTTGTTTAGTGTTGTGAGGAAGATTGTGTTTGGTGTGGGtttctttatttgttgttgtgatgTTGGGTGTTGTGTGGTATTTAGTGTATTTGGTGTTGaaggcatttgttttttttttgtagtgtgtGGAGTTGGTGTTGTGGTGCAGTCTTTTGAGTTGCATGTACTGGATTTGGTGTCACTTGGCGTTATGTGTTTCATAGTGGCCAGGGCGCAGATCATGGAAATGGCGGCAAAGGTCCCAGCGAAGCCCTGGCCGCTCATGATGGGCGTGGTGTAGGCGGCGGGTAAGATCCCAGCTAGCCCGAACAGGCTACCCTGCAGAACCGCCCCGAACGCTAAGGGAGGAAAGACATCACGTGGTGAAGTTATGTTTTCGcatcaattaaaaacaacacagccAAAGCCTAATAAGAAGTGGGACCGGAAGGAAAAACAATTCACATGAACATGTGCTCACATACAAAATGTTCACGTCAAAACGCCAGGAATGCGCAAGCGCTGGTATCAAAGCTTCAAGGCCACAGCCTCCTCATGGTCTAAATCAAACACGGCGAAGCTGAGGCTTGCTGCTCCCGCTGCTctttacaaacaaacacgcAGCGTGAGATCGCACACTACGCAAGAAACTCTGTGATGCAGAGTTTGTCTGGTTGTTTTCACAGGGTCTGAggatgtggaaatcatggtttgCAGTGTGGAAATTTGGAAGCGAAAAGGCTATCGGAAGAATAATAAGGGTAGGAcacattgttattatttgttaGGTTCAGGTTTGAGGATAGAAACAGCGCTTAAAATATTTGAACGTATACTCAAAGCCCGTCAGAGGCCGAGGGTGCTCATTTACTCAACTGCATTGGGGGGAGGGCCATTTTTATCATGATGTTAAAACTGAAAAATTCCCAGTGAAAATTAGATTTGAGTTAGATCATAAGATGGCATGCAGGGGAACAACCACAGTACAAATAACAGTGTCAGTTGGCTAAGGAGTTTTAATTCTTTCCGTCTCGTCGGTTACCAGTTAAAATGGAAATTGGTGAAATTTTAGTTGGCATGCTAAAACACAAGAGTATGAGTCAGTATTACCAGTGTATCACCGGAGTAATGTGGAAAAATAGTACAAAAGTTGCCAAAGCAGATCCTGCCTGAAAGCAGCACCCAATGTAAAATCTTGACAATATGTTAGCAGTTGGTATGCCAACATACAGAAAAATAACAGGTCGCACTAACCATTATGTTAGTTGAGAAATGTAGAGAAACAgccttccattcattttctaaggcGCTTCCAACAAACAAAATCTCCCAGAGCAGATGACACAGGATCATTCAGTCGGGCATCATTCCTAACGTGACGTGATGAAATGCTAATCTTACCACGCACAATAGTAACATGGACATTGTGGTATTGCCACGTTTCAATAAGAACGTAATGTCCAATCGTGAATGTGAAATTTACAACCTTAAGTAAGTCTCCGCACTTCTACTCACTTGAGAGACTTCTTATTTCGCTGCTGTTTTTGATTAATAATGTAACTCGGACCGCCATTCATATTGTGCCTTGGGGACTCACAATTGATGAAGATGATCTTGATCATGGTGAGGGTGAAGAAGGGCAGCGGGGTCACATCCACCTTGACAAGCAGGGCCGTCAGCAGGAAGACCACCAGGATGACCGACAGGCTGCCCGAAATACGCAGCTTCTGAGGGATCCTTAGCACAAACCGTCAGTGTGTAAATGTTGAACTACACCATAGTGGAGTGAAAGTACTCAGTGTGAATTTAACATTCGTGCATGTATATTTGGTTACAAAAACATAATCCGACCAAAATTAAAGCAAACATTGCATACACACATCACGTCACATATAGTGGTGTGGATCTTGGGGAGCACTGTAGCTGCAAACTGCAACTTCACAGTACAGTAATCCCCCACTACTTGCAGAGGGTAGAGGGGCTAAGCCGTACCGCGAATAGCACGCAACCCCGAGTCGTTTTTGGCCTCGATACAAATGTTTACAATGACCTACGTCAATAGTTTGAACTGTAAAAAtaccacaaagtttgacccaaaatcacttttatcatttcaaatgtattgcacaaCATGACCCTTAAAAATAACGTTAaagtttggtttaaaaaaaatgtacatgaagtggggaaaatgtgatttttatgtaccgtaattcccggcctacagagcgcatgcACCTGCTTACGAGCCTCACCGAGAACAAtttgaaataccatttggtacatacaaacgccgcagctgtgaaaaagctgcaagtgctcaaattgaaacccacattgaaacaccacatatttacaaagacggtgaACAGAGTTTAActctagtgcggcgctaacgctaacagggccggttaaaataaaatttaccggtaaatatcactaagacacgccactaacacagcagcaacacgctagcgcagcgctaacagggccggtaaaagtaaTTTCCTTAGAACatttattccaccggtctcactcttaccttttccactcgggtgcccccttgcggccgttagaaaaaatgcacaaattagccgcatcttAAACCACAGGCTTGAAACTTTGTGAAAAAAgacgcagcttgtaggccggaaattacgataacaGTTGATCAAGGGAATTTAATATAATGCTTATCTCAATTTTGATTGAAAAATTTACATATGAGtaaacttatttatttattgactgagtaataaatgaaagaaaattggTAAAATCCTCATACtaagacatttgtttttttaatttctaatattTTATCATTCATTGAATTTCTGATCAAGGAAATGTGGAATAAAGAACACTGATAGAattataaaatgagaaaaaattaaTTGATGAGCGATTTAATTATCGATCAAGAAAATATAAAGTCCTAATCCCTCAATGATTTTGAAATTGTGAAGAATCGCAAGAATTTGTCCATTTCTTTTAACATCATCAGCACTACTTTCTGGTTCGTGGAGGACAAGGGAACAGACGGGTGGGCCAATCATGATTCTGTGGAGGTTCCCTTGATGGAGCGGCTCACACGGTGAAAAATAATCCATATTTATCCTGAGCCTCTCCAAGAATTAATGAGTTTGTCCTCGGGACCCACCGCCAATTGTATGCATCCTACTACTACCTTCCAAAATGGATGCTGATGGCCCAAGACTTTTGCATGCACTTTTCACACAACAGGAACTAGGCGTGTCAGCGGAGCTCACCTCTGGTGGATGAAGGAGTTGAGGCATGTGAAGATGAGCAGAGGCACCATGGCGCACAGCGTCATTACGTTGTTGAACTTGGACTCCAGGACATTGCGGGTGTCGCCCCCCTCCCGTGTGCCGTTGGCCGTCCGATTGATGGAGAGCTCGCTAGGCGGGTCTTTCAGCCTGCTGGTGAAGTACTGGCGAGAAATGACGCAAGAATTGTATCACAGGAATCGTTGAGTGGTAGCTCTTATAATTGCTGACAAGGAGAACAATGATTGGGCGTGAAAAACCGGGCCAGTGACAGCACAGAAGGCGAAGGCGAACTTCATGACAAACACAAACCATAGCGAAGTACAACAATGAATACTGCCTGACAATTATTGTAGGTCtcggaaaaaaaaggggaaattaCTGAAATTGTACCAGATACAATATTACTGACATTTTATCGACGTAGGAATGGGCGATTAATCAGTTTAATCGACATATAATTTTCTGAGGGTGCCATCGATCTTTggtaaataaatagatgaataaaaacaaatgcaacaaaTAAACTTCAAAGCCACCATTTTGTACTCTTCTGTTAGGGCAACAGGTGGAAATAAAGTTAATATGGACTCACGCTGATGAAAATTTGGAATTCTTACCGCTGCTATatccaatgaaaataaaataataattaaaaagtagaaaaataatcaaaataaatggttttatgtactcaatttaaaaatgtttttaattaaaattaaaaaataaatgtacatataatttacaatggaaaaaaatacaaataactacaaaaaaaaaacgttttagctAATTTCCCTGAAATGATAgctttttgtgacaaaaaagccaaaaaagaaGACAGTTTTTTTCTACCTGTGTGTGCCTACATTAACTGAGAACGTAGCTAAAGTTAAACTCAGTTGTAACCAGGTTATTACTAGACCACACATGAGGACTATcactttcttctctctctctctgtgtgttgGGGTGACATCAGGCTTTTGGCATACCATGGTGGCTGTCATGAAGAAGTTCCATGGCAGAAGGGTTCCCAGTCCCAGAACAAAAAAGATGATCCATACTGCATTGTATCTGAGAAACACATGAATGAATACAAGTCATATTCACGCCAATCCGGGATTTTGGAAGCCTACTTTaagatggtgttttttttgtctctttcgaTCAAATTTAAGACCAATGTGACCACTATaacttcaaaatcaaatcataacATTATATCACCTTTTTGTATTGACCTGCTTAAAAATCTTAAGTTAGgtcattaaaagtaaaaaaaaaaaataataattcatcaaCCTTATTCTCCAAGAATTTCTTCTCCATCTCctatataataatgataattatattttttgagGATTAGTTTTAGAACGGTTCACATTGAGCAATGTACATagacggtttaaaaaaaaacaactaaaatttTGAGATACAATGTAAAATAAGTATGAATCATAATCCATTAATCAAAGCTGCATTAATTTCATCTTAACAAAAAATCGGCATCAATTGTGATTTGTCACCACAATTGGACAAAATGGCCTGTTCGTAACGTTTGAATAAATTCTGTAGATTTAACAATCGTTAACATTTAAACATAATTGCGAGCCTTATAATTTGATCTGATTTAAGAATTTGTGAGTAGCTTCTtagtgtatttgtatttttttaagttatccatcaattttcattaccccttatcctcattagggtcacaagCACGCTGGTGCCTCTCTCTATATCCTCCTTTGCTAGATTTTAAAGTCAGTACAATACAAACAAAAGCACCAACACATTTTAGTATACTTTGTTGTCTGCCAGTCTACTTTGATGTTTTTATGATTACGCTTTTATTTCATCACGACTTTGACATTGTCCTCTCATTAAAAAGTAACTTTTGCTGAGACGTTTACTCGCACATAAGCAAAATTTCAGCCattccatttgtattttaagAAACTGGAGAGACATAAAATAACGTTATCTGTAAGATTATTTGGAAAATTTAGTTGACAATCAAAACGGCAAAATAATTAGAAGAATCGCTGCTTTTATCTTACTTGTCTCTGGGCGAGTTGATGGGGGTCATGGTTGTTCGTTACGTCTCAAACACTTGTGTAATGCGGTCTAGTCGGGGGTTTTGATCAGGACGGCACAGcggctctggaaaaaaaaagataacagaTGCacgaaaacagttttttttttttttttatcatcaggGGCCAGAGATGCACAcctcctcagaaatgtgaacaTTAGCACGAGACAAATGGCCAAAGTTCAAAGTGGAGATGTAAAGAATAAACACATTGTGGTGTTTCGAATAGTTAAAGATTgaaacaggataaaaaaaaaatgtcgtaaTGTCAACTTACATAACCACTGCAGTAGACAAGAACCACAAATATAGCCCTGGTGTAAAttccacttcccaaaaaaaaaaaaaaacttgcaaagcACTGGTCTCCTGTAGTGCACAGCATAGAGCAAAGTGCCTGTGATGCTTTTTTCTCAAAAGTGGACACACTACTTACTGTCTCTCTTTTTGGGACTTGCCTCTCCTCTTGCCACTCCCCCCTTCCTCCACTAAACCCTTAGAACTCCTTTTGACATTCTTGGCCAGAGATCGCCACGAATATTTAAGAGGACGTCAGCTTGAAGGTTGTTTCCCCGGCCGTCATTTTTCCGCACCGCCTCTCTTTTCAATTTCTCCCTCCATTAAGCAGCAAATTTCACATTGATGCGTCACCTCGGAGTGTCATCAGAGGTGCCCGCAACTTCTTCTCACTATGAACAGGCAATCATGTAATACCTCCACTGAATAAAATGGTTCATTGAAGAGTCCTGAAACTGCAGGCAAGtgaattacgaattttcaggggcggtgCCATTTTCGCCAGTCGCATGGCCTATGtacgcggatgtgacgtgtaccatggcgcaacaaaggcttgattacaggGGACACTGTTTatccccagcgctgatttctcatacttatcctcatctgatgaagaaatagcagtatgggttgatcgggaagacagaggaatacttccataaatatttgaacctgttgctgtaattaatgttgaatattcggatggttcttcgggcagaatgacgcggagtctgacgactCGGAGGTctacgcgcgggacataagtgcacaaacaaaggcccccaggagctccgggccggaagccgcggatggttctttggacgggaatgacgcagagacagacgagcgggccgcgagccgagcttcaagACGGCGGAGGCTGTCAGCCCGGGACCCCCAAGCTCCagcggtggaggcctttagccaagcttctTCCCAAGCAtttgatactgctatttcttcatcagatgaggataaatctgagaaatcagcactggccaTGATTGTGTAGGAACGTAACAGAACTTTTGCGCACATGACACATCACAtccgcacgtaggtcatgtgactcgccaaaatggcggcgaccGGGAGCATTCAAAATTGCTGATAAgaatattctcaaaacaaccttaaatgatatcggattaagcTAAAATTTTCTAGGTACAGTGCATATGACATGCCCTATCGGATACATAGTTCATTCAATCAacagatttcccctttaagcattTTCCCTCGCATTAAAAATCAGTAAAGGCCCAATTCTCGGAAGTTTCAAAAGATTATTCTGAGCAATTGACCTGTGGCGTGAGTTGTGataagtgtgattttttttttttaaacttcctcGTACTGCTTGCAAAACTGCTGGTACCAACGATCCTAAGTTAAACCAGCTCAACATTTATGGCGGTTTGATCAACACTGTTGCCTTACACAAAGAGAggggaaactttttttgtgtgtgtatgtacaagTCCCACACCACagcagaaatgacaaaaaaatagtttgcaaCTGCAATGCAATAACGAGACAGGGAATTGTTTGAAATTGTAAAGGGGAAACGCATGTCTCTAATTGTTCACCCTCATTGTTATTGATGTACAATGTGACAAGTTGTTTCTCTACCAAGACAGACATCAATAAAGAGTGCTTTAAGTgataaaaatagaacattttccCACTTTAACCAAAGTCAGTCGAAACTTGTCCCCcctcctcttgcccaaagtcagctgggatgggctgcagCTCAGCCGATAACCTAATGAGGCAAAGTGGTGTGCGTAATGGATGATGGAACATGCTAACTGATTTTTGGGTCTATTTCAAtgccattgacagctgttgaatttaaatatccatgttaacatggaggcggcacggtggaacagctggtaaagcattggcctcacagttatgaggacccgggttcgatcctgacaccgcctgtctggagtttgcatgttctccccgttacctacatgggttttctccgggcactccgatttcctcccacatcccaaaaacatgcaacattaattggacgccctaaattccccctaggtgtgattgtgagtccggctgtttgtctctacgattggctggcaaccagttcagggtgtaccccgcctcctgcccgttgacagctgggatatgcttcagcactccccccgacccttgtgaggataagcggcaattaaaatggatggatggatgttaacatGGAGGACTAGCAATGAATGAGTTTTAAGGTACTCCCACAAATGGACCTATTAGGTTCATTGCCATACTTTTCTGTAAAGCAGAGCAATGATTACCATTAATAACGGCATTGATTATATGACACGCCTGGAATGCCTGGATTATATCATGCATTAACAAGCATACTACTGCTTTTGACTAAAAGTCCTTGgtattacagtatttctttaTACTTTTCAACAAGATGAGAGAGGGtctgttctgaactcctgtttcaaTGCCATAGTGTCGTATTGAGGTAAGGATGCTCACCTTTGAATAGCTGACGTTTTAGTCATTATTCTTCAGGCCGCAAACTAGTTGAGAGCGATGCACTACGCTCCACTTCGACCCAGTTGCCTTCAGACGCCTTTAATCAACCATCTATTAATTGATTGCGATGCCCTTTCCAAGTACAAGTTGGTTTGTGATTGCACTTGATACTAGAAAATTTTGGATGACCATTAAGTGAACAGTTGTTAGGGCTGTCACGATAATTATTATATCgatttttgtttcataaaatGGGCATGATGGTTTTTCTGCACTCGATAAACTACGTCATTAGGCGCTGGTGGGGTGAAGGAACACCGGTTAGGTTAGCGGATTGACAGGTGAAGGGATCCATCGTCTTCAGCGGACGAATCACAGTGTTGCGGCTctttatttcttcatttcagACACagttgtgcagaaaaacaaatgaaatgattAGGGAAAATGTATCGTCTTCATTGTCACATGCCTAATTCTTGTCTTAATTTAGATTTATCAGGGGCCAAAAGATGGTCGAtcaaacatgggggtggtacccACTTTGAGAAGTCAAGGAACCTTTGGGGACAAAGACTGCAACACTGAACATTTAATTGGAACCTTTTCGCTCCAGGAACTACAAATACCGATAAGTTCCTACAACTACAAAGGTTCAAATGTCATACATTAAACTGTTGTGGTAATTCCACATGAAAGTCCTCATAACACAACAATGTGTTATCGTTTGGTGATATGCATCTAATGTCAATACACTTGTGTTTCCATACCCACCCCCCAACAGACATACAAACACCTGACATCATCATGATTATGCTGTCAGAGCGCTCCATACGATGagcatttaaaggggaattccggtggtttggattaacaatgtgtccaataggtcatgtcatatgaactgtatcttgaaaatgtgatgttaatcctctctcatttaatggtgttttgagaatacttttttatcggcaattacgaattttcaggggcgctgccattttggtgagtcacatgaccaccATGCCCGGATGTGACAtattacgtgccgcaacaaaggctcaaaggctcgattacaattggacacaattatggccagcgctgatttctcagatttatcctcatctgatgaggaaatagcagtatcggttgatcgggaagacggaggaatacttccatacagatttgaacctctggcTGTAAATAGTGTTGAATGTTCgggtggttcttcggacgggaatgacgtggaggctgacgcgcgggacataagtgcgtaaacaaagcccgccggagctcgctcgcagAACGTCGCCAGAGGTCGCTTGTGGCTGGTCCCTCGCCGCCGAAGCTCGCTCGCGGCCCACCACTGGAGCTTGTTCGTGGCCGGTCGCCTCCACGTCATTcacgtccgaagaaccatccgaacatTCAACACTATTTACAgccagaggttcaaatctgtatggaagtattcctccgtcttcccgatcaaccggtactgctatttcctcatcagatgaggataaatccaaaaaaatcaacactgGCCATAATTATGTCCTAaagtaagcgagcctttgtcaGGGCACGTTACACGCCAAATATGGTCATGCGACTTGCCGaaatggcggcacccatgaaaattcataattaccaataaaaatctttacaaaacataattaaatgagagattttcaagatacagtacatatgacatgacctattgatacattgttaatccaaaccactggaattcccctttacaTCCTTCTGCAAATTAAGAATCACGCTACCATGTGAGCCAGACCACTGTAGACTAATAATGTTTGTGACATTGCAGGTTAGCCTTGCTTACATTCAGGGGTATGAGTCTCTCTTTCATAGTTAAACCAAAGCAGCAGCATAGCTTTTTGTTTTCAGCGACATAACTTCACTGGACGGCCAAGAATCCTGCTAAGCGTCCCTCTTTTGGGTCACCGTGTCATTAAATGCAGGCCAGCTGGCATCACTCGCCTCGCTGTTGAAATGCAGCACACACATTTTGGGAGTCTGCGGATTTGGCATTGAAGTGGCAATCGGTAATAAACTCAGGCAATGCCCATCGGGAAAGGAGTGGGGAGGCGGAATCACACCATTTGATTAGGTACAGGTGCAAGCGACGAACAGGAATACTATTGTGTTCCTCATCAGTCTAGAATAGaacaacattttcacaaaaggtCAGCCCTTTATAGAATGTGTACACACTTAACTGTATTGGCATTTATAATGACCTCGCTAAAAGGCCAGTCCACACACGCAGAGACACAACAAGGTTGATTCATTTGCACGTCATTGCGAACATAAACATACAAGCATAACATTGTTCTATACCCAAATGCGACAGCTTTGCAATGTAACATTGCCCATCTGTTTAGAATACCTGCTTCTGTTTGGGGCTCGTTTGGGGAAATTCGCAAGTATGAGTTCGTCATTGTAGAAGCCCTCAAACCAAAATGGGTGACTACCTGTTAAATTCAGTCATGGGTCTTTGAAACTTTTCCTCATGTTCTATTGTGAGACTGTTGCCCCTATTTTGTGTCAATCAGTAAAGCTGGCATTATTGGTTACTGTATGGAggattgtatttacatttttagggACAAATTGTGTtcggtgacaattttttttcccgtaaATCCAAAAGGTTTTAGGTTTGCTTAAAGGGAAgcttttttcaagtgttttctttttactgAAAGGGAGCAGGGGGCAATGATTAAAATtagaaaaatgttgaattttatttGCAGGCCAAGTGGTCAGCGCTAACTTAAAGTGTAAGCAAGCTTTGAAATGATCGAAATATTTTGTGGCCACGTAATGGTGTTACGATGCATGTATGCCCACCCGATTTCATGCCAATTGGTAAAGCTGATGTTAGGAGCTCATTTGTTCCAACTTTCCACGTTACTGGGTTGTGTGTGTCGTGTTGGGGATTtctaaaatgcacattttgcagCCAtttccccccacctcccaaaatGAAGCGTATTTTGCAGTGACAAAACCTTCAAATAGGGGATTCATTGACAGAGTAATAAACAGCAACTTCAAATGGCTTCCATGAAACGACCAAACATATAAAATCTTGCTTCTTGTGTGGTATCTCATCCAAACATCTCCACATAACTCCAATGCTTGTATTATTTTGCAAACGGCAAAACAAAGCGCAATGATTAATGGTGCGGCTATTTTTCAGTGCACTT
This genomic window contains:
- the LOC133510223 gene encoding equilibrative nucleoside transporter 1-like isoform X1, with the protein product MTPINSPRDKYNAVWIIFFVLGLGTLLPWNFFMTATMYFTSRLKDPPSELSINRTANGTREGGDTRNVLESKFNNVMTLCAMVPLLIFTCLNSFIHQRIPQKLRISGSLSVILVVFLLTALLVKVDVTPLPFFTLTMIKIIFINSFGAVLQGSLFGLAGILPAAYTTPIMSGQGFAGTFAAISMICALATMKHITPSDTKSTDSALRESAFGYFITACFVILIAIISYLTLPKMAFFQYYMESNRSKSSADDENKMDLLRQGTFLLIHLLICIDKSGGFPCPSENGKERPMASLTEDDGKVNVSVVKIFRKIWVMALSVCFIFTVTIGTFPAVTADVRSTVASEGSWETYFIPVSCFLLFNVMDWAGRSLTAVCMWPGKDSRWLPSLVVMRLVFVPLFMLCNVQPRYYLPVVFSHDAWYVVFMVLFAFSNGYLASLCMCFGPKKVSQQEAETAGAVMAFFLSLGLALGAAISFAFRAIV
- the LOC133510223 gene encoding equilibrative nucleoside transporter 1-like isoform X2, whose translation is MTPINSPRDKYNAVWIIFFVLGLGTLLPWNFFMTATMYFTSRLKDPPSELSINRTANGTREGGDTRNVLESKFNNVMTLCAMVPLLIFTCLNSFIHQRIPQKLRISGSLSVILVVFLLTALLVKVDVTPLPFFTLTMIKIIFINSFGAVLQGSLFGLAGILPAAYTTPIMSGQGFAGTFAAISMICALATMKHITPSDTKSTDSALRESAFGYFITACFVILIAIISYLTLPKMAFFQYYMESNRSKSSADDENKMDLLRQENGKERPMASLTEDDGKVNVSVVKIFRKIWVMALSVCFIFTVTIGTFPAVTADVRSTVASEGSWETYFIPVSCFLLFNVMDWAGRSLTAVCMWPGKDSRWLPSLVVMRLVFVPLFMLCNVQPRYYLPVVFSHDAWYVVFMVLFAFSNGYLASLCMCFGPKKVSQQEAETAGAVMAFFLSLGLALGAAISFAFRAIV